From Corvus hawaiiensis isolate bCorHaw1 chromosome 13, bCorHaw1.pri.cur, whole genome shotgun sequence, one genomic window encodes:
- the PYGO1 gene encoding pygopus homolog 1 codes for MSAEQEKDPIALKRSRGGDSGLDGLGGPGVQLGSPDKKKRKANTQGSSFPPPSEYAPPPNPSSDHLVAANPFDDNYNTVSYKPLPSGNPYFSNPGYPGFGGYNTFRMPPHVLPRVSSPYGASYSLRNQPHPLPQNPVGMGFSRPHSFSFGPHENPGFGNQPPYSSGQINQNVNMPAQHFRPNPGENFGHSGQIPHPDVPTNFGPGNNPNFSNSQLESNHSFVPPPNAYNQTKSSAQKQDFSQGASKASSQNTAAHQHHHRTEDIVSQGNSDLKNVTRNSVVDQDNSHSNSADNTNAGHSNGTQTKSRQPRGTAEGCNSEKSSKTPLHPSRHGHSSSEPVYPCGICTHEVNDDQDAILCEASCQKWFHRICTGMTESAYGLLTAEASAVWGCDTCMADKDVQLMRTRETAGPPALNTEG; via the exons GTCAGCGGAACAGGAGAAGGACCCCATCGCGCTGAAGAGATCCCGAG GTGGTGACAGTGGATTGGATGGGTTAGGAGGACCAGGAGTTCAGCTTGGAAGCCCCGATAAGAAAAAGCGCAAAGCAAATACACAG gGGTCATCATTTCCTCCTCCATCTGAATACGCTCCACCACCGAACCCAAGCTCTGACCACCTTGTAGCTGCAAATCCATTTGATGACAACTATAATACTGTGTCTTATAAACCACTTCCTTCAGGAAATCCATATTTCAGTAATCCCGGTTATCCTGGCTTTGGAGGCTATAATACTTTCAGAATGCCACCTCATGTGCTGCCCAGAGTGTCCTCACCGTATGGTGCTTCTTACTCCCTCAGAAACCAACCACATCCTCTTCCTCAAAACCCTGTTGGCATGGGTTTTAGTCGACCCCATTCTTTCAGCTTTGGTCCACACGAGAACCCGGGTTTTGGGAATCAACCACCTTATAGCAGTGGTCAGATAAATCAAAATGTCAATATGCCTGCTCAGCATTTCAGGCCAAATCCTGGGGAGAACTTTGGCCATTCCGGTCAGATACCTCACCCGGATGTGCCAACTAACTTTGGTCCTGGAAACAATCCAAATTTTTCAAATTCTCAGCTAGAGTCAAACCATTCTTTTGTTCCTCCACCAAACGCATACAACCAGACAAAATCATCGGCACAAAAGCAAGACTTTAGTCAAGGTGCAAGCAAAGCATCCAGCCAGAACACTGCTGCTCATCAGCATCATCACAGGACAGAGGACATTGTAAGTCAAGGTAACAGTGACCTGAAGAATGTTACTCGAAACAGTGTGGTAGATCAGGATAACAGCCATTCTAATAGTGCTGATAACACCAATGCTGGCCACTCAAATGGGACTCAAACCAAGTCCCGCCAGCCCCGAGGTACTGCTGAAGGATGCAACTCtgaaaagagcagcaaaacaCCCCTCCATCCCAGTCGTCATGGGCACTCGTCCTCTGAACCCGTCTATCCGTGTGGAATTTGTACACACGAGGTCAATGATGACCAGGACGCCATCCTGTGTGAAGCCTCTTGTCAAAAATGGTTCCATCGGATCTGTACAGGCATGACAGAGTCAGCCTATGGCCTTCTCACAGCAGAGGCATCGGCAGTGTGGGGCTGTGACACCTGCATGGCTGACAAGGACGTGCAGTTAATGCGCACGAGAGAGACTGCGGGACCGCCTGCGCTGAACACAGAAGGCTGA